The region TTCGTCGGTCAATGAACCGATGTCCTTAAAGCCCAGTTTATCCCGGTATACTTTGATGGCGGCCGCGTTATTGGGGTCGACCGTCAATTCAACTGCGGCGATTCCCTCTTGCGACAACACTTTGAGCGATTTGGCCAGCAACTCGGTGCCGAAACTGCGGCCCCGCCATTCTTTGGCGATGGAAATACCGACCACGTATGCTTTATTTCGGTCGTTCCAATCGAGCAGGTATTGGATGGCGCCGATGATTTCCCCGTCTTTGCGGAAAGCGAATACCCGTCCGTGCCTGATGAGGGGAACAAGATGCCACTCGTTCATGCCACCGGCGCCGAAAGCCTCGGTTTCCAGTTCTACCAGACGCCTCGTTACGCCAGGTTCATTCTCCGTTATCAGCTCGATCATCAGTTGTCAGCCTCCTCCCCGGAATACCTTTTTAATGTACTTCGAGCCTGAAGCAGATAACAATCCGGAATAAG is a window of Selenomonadales bacterium 4137-cl DNA encoding:
- a CDS encoding GNAT family N-acetyltransferase, translating into MIELITENEPGVTRRLVELETEAFGAGGMNEWHLVPLIRHGRVFAFRKDGEIIGAIQYLLDWNDRNKAYVVGISIAKEWRGRSFGTELLAKSLKVLSQEGIAAVELTVDPNNAAAIKVYRDKLGFKDIGSLTDEYGSGEDRLVMKKTFAASAPA